The window GACAGACTCTGGCATGTGCTCATGGGATCCTGGCAGGCCGGTGCCTGGTTGGTGATCAGTGTGAGTGCCTTTTATCTCATAAAGAAAAAGCATAAGGATTTCGCGCGGTCTTCGATCAAAATTGCGTTGAGTGTGGCGCTGGTAGCCTCTCTGCTTCAGCTCTGGTCGGGACATTCCAGTGCCATTGGCGTCAGTGAAACCCAGCCGGCAAAGATGGCTGCCATGGAAGGACATTATGGGGAATCCGCCCCTGCACCAATGTACCTGTTTGGATGGGTGAATGATAACCAGCAGGAAGTAAAGTTTGGACTGGAAATTCCGGGAATGTTGAGCTGGCTCATTACAGGTGATGCCAACACACCGATCCAGGGCCTTCGATCCTTTTCGCCGGAAAACAGGCCGCCAGTGAATATCGTCTTTCAGTCGTACCATCTGATGGTAGCAATCGGTATGACACTGATTCTCCTGAGCATCCTCGGCATATTTTACTGGTGGCGGGATGACCTCTTTGAGCACAAATGGCTTCTCTGGATTTTTGTATTTGCCGTATTGTTACCCCATATCGCGAACCAGGTTGGGTGGATAGCGGCAGAGGTTGGCCGGCAGCCGTGGATAGTCTATGGGCTGTTGAGGACGTCAGAGGGGATATCCGAAGCGGTCACCGCCAACATGGTGATGGGATCGCTGGTAATGTTTACGCTGATTTATTTGCTGCTGTTCGCCGTGTTTGTTTATCTCCTCAACGAAAAAATTCAGCATGGCCCGGATGCGGTAGAAGAAGAATCGGTCATTTCTGGACACAGGGCATAGGATACGATAATGGATTT is drawn from Candidatus Neomarinimicrobiota bacterium and contains these coding sequences:
- a CDS encoding cytochrome ubiquinol oxidase subunit I, translated to MDVLFLSRLQFALTIGFHYIYPPMSIGLGVILVIMEGMYMKTGLQKYHNMTKFWVKIFGLIFAIGVATGIVMEFEFGTNWAVYSRYVGDVFGSALAAEGVFAFFLESGFLAILLFGWDKVSKTMHFISTVLVAFGAHFSAVWIVVANSWQQTPAGFHIVGTGMDARAEITDFWAMVFNPSSMDRLWHVLMGSWQAGAWLVISVSAFYLIKKKHKDFARSSIKIALSVALVASLLQLWSGHSSAIGVSETQPAKMAAMEGHYGESAPAPMYLFGWVNDNQQEVKFGLEIPGMLSWLITGDANTPIQGLRSFSPENRPPVNIVFQSYHLMVAIGMTLILLSILGIFYWWRDDLFEHKWLLWIFVFAVLLPHIANQVGWIAAEVGRQPWIVYGLLRTSEGISEAVTANMVMGSLVMFTLIYLLLFAVFVYLLNEKIQHGPDAVEEESVISGHRA